A window from Cryptomeria japonica chromosome 1, Sugi_1.0, whole genome shotgun sequence encodes these proteins:
- the LOC131031203 gene encoding BTB/POZ domain-containing protein POB1, translating to MEGWSGSETDSNMIVEGESDGNIKCALDFSFAFDNCYFSDRVLQIEVMPDPSGNIEDWGENQDDQNGSDKTSCSCSMDCSASAVRTRTIHVSSLLLAAKSPFFYKLFSNGMRESEQRDVTIHLRCTEEAAFMDLLNFIYCETLKACTRTALLKVLMVADKFEVLSCMHFCADALQSLSTPESALSENAKELLIKHLAKNKKFEEEIMDLPLASVEDALSKDELQVGSEDVLYDIVITWARKHYPNHEERREVLCNRLSHLIRFPHMTNRKLRKILSHRHNDFLSSLNLVSEALLFKTEPTHKRRNDAPDGILRKRFCERSYTHKPIKVVEFDTPHRECMVFWDIKREDCLTLFPNNWLTSQAFYLGGEPFRLTAHCGVDNHTHFPCFGLWLMMENKDEVILALEYEFAARSKPSSNFSVKLSGMHRFGSKKMIGSSNLFGMPWKVFVSKSNPYFINNVLHMRSVLTMKT from the exons ATGGAGGGTTGGTCAGGGTCCGAGACAGATTCAAATATGATCGTGGAAGGTGAATCGGATGGTAATATTAAGTGTGCCCTAGACTTTTCCTTTGCCTTTGATAATTGCTATTTTTCAGACCGAGTATTGCAGATTGAGGTCATGCCTGATCCGTCAGGAAACATTGAAGATTGGGGAGAGAATCAAG ATGATCAAAATGGAAGTGATAAGACTTCGTGTTCTTGTAGCATGGATTGCTCTGCTTCTGCAGTGAGAACTAGAACCATACATGTTAGCTCACTACTATTGGCAGCAAAGAGTCCATTTTTTTACAAG CTTTTCTCGAATGGTATGCGAGAATCAGAGCAAAGAGATGTTACTATTCATTTACGTTGTACAG AAGAAGCGGCATTTATGGATTTATTGAACTTCATTTATTGTGAAACACTCAAAGCATGCACCAGAACTGCACTGTTGAAAGTCCTAATGGTTGCAGACAAGTTTGAGGTTCTATCTTGTATGCATTTTTGTGCTGATGCTTTGCAGAGCTTATCAACGCCAgagtctgcattatcagaaaatgcaaaggAACTTCTTATAAAGCATCTTGCAAAGAATAAAAA GTTTGAAGAAGAGATTATGGATCTACCTTTAGCATCCGTTGAAGATGCATTGTCAAAGGATGAATTGCAAGTTGGATCGGAAGATGTACTCTATGATATAGTTATAACCTGGGCTAGAAAACATTATCCCAATCATGAAGAGAGGAGAGAAGTCTTGTGCAATAGGCTTAGCCACTTGATACGCTTTCCACACATGACAAATAGAAAGCTTAGAAAAATACTCTCTCATAGACACAATGATTTCTTAAGTTCGTTAAATCTTGTCTCAGAGGCACTTCTGTTCAAAACAGAACCAACCCATAAAAGGAGGAATGATGCCCCAGATGGAATTCTTCGTAAGAGGTTTTGTGAAAGGTCTTACACACACAAACCTATCAAAGTAGTGGAGTTCGATACACCCCACAGGGAATGTATGGTGTTTTGGGATATCAAGAGAGAGGACTGTTTAACACTCTTTCCTAATAACTGGCTAacttctcaagctttctatttagGAGGTGAACCATTTCGCCTTACTGCTCATTGTGGCGTGGACAATCACACTCATTTTCCTTGTTTTGGGCTGTGGCTTATGATGGAAAATAAGGATGAGGTAATCCTAGCATTGGAATATGAATTTGCTGCTCGGTCAAAGCCATCAAGTAACTTTTCTGTCAAGCTAAGTGGCATGCATAGATTTGGTTCTAAGAAGATGATTGGTTCTTCCAatctatttggaatgccttggaaagtaTTTGTATCTAAGAGCAATCCTTATTTCATTAACAATGTTCTTCATATGCGTTCAGTTCTTACAATGAAGACATAG